In Naumovozyma dairenensis CBS 421 chromosome 2, complete genome, the following are encoded in one genomic region:
- the NDAI0B01400 gene encoding Frag1/DRAM/Sfk1 family protein (similar to Saccharomyces cerevisiae SFK1 (YKL051W); ancestral locus Anc_2.589), which produces MPSFPKPKNLFFLLPWIAFIPWYGMLIAMLICWAAQGHPIYWFMHSEQFPVYISDIGATNLRPLFISCVAWEGLGYALTVFAEFYQRSGGNLLNRPNKRTKFYMPPWYHKDERNLIIAACVLGAFGEIALLMCTIFSTALYHHVHLAMVAVFVVLMFFSVVCLSTEYFLMGRHYALLHPLASNTDGVHFEDLKWYQWKGHYWNKFTISGLAKALWLAFAVIWAICFGAISNDSKSACFEWLLAFWFGVLFVIISIDFYMGSIYQSSRYFNQIESFDGYYKYDELFANNIQGKSNTKNTSIDITPHDHEEEDLSSGHSVDKASTNSATTNDGISPV; this is translated from the coding sequence atgcCAAGCTTTCCAAAACCTAAAAACTTATTCTTCCTACTGCCATGGATAGCATTCATCCCCTGGTATGGTATGCTAATAGCCATGTTAATATGTTGGGCAGCACAAGGTCATCCAATATATTGGTTCATGCATTCAGAACAATTCCCCGTATATATCTCAGACATTGGTGCCACCAACTTACGTCCCTTATTCATCTCATGTGTAGCATGGGAAGGTCTAGGTTATGCATTAACCGTATTCGCTGaattttatcaaagatCAGGTGGTAACTTGCTTAACCGTCCTAATAAACGTACGAAATTTTATATGCCACCTTGGTATCataaagatgaaagaaATTTAATCATAGCTGCATGTGTGTTGGGTGCCTTTGGTGAGATTGCATTGTTGATGTGTACTATCTTCTCCACAGCACTCTATCATCACGTTCATTTAGCTATGGTGGCTGTTTTCGTCGTGCTTATGTTCTTCTCCGTAGTTTGTTTATCTACTGAATATTTCCTTATGGGTAGACATTATGCCCTTTTACATCCATTAGCGTCAAACACTGACGGAGTTCATTTCGAAGACCTTAAATGGTATCAATGGAAAGGTCATTATTGGAATAAATTCACAATTAGTGGTCTAGCGAAGGCATTATGGTTGGCATTTGCAGTGATTTGGGCCATTTGTTTCGGTGCCATTAGTAATGATTCTAAGAGTGCTTGTTTTGAATGGTTATTAGCATTTTGGTTCGGTGTATTATTCGTTATcatttcaattgatttctATATGGGGTCCATTTATCAATCATCTCGTTATTTTAATCAAATTGAATCGTTTGATGGatattataaatatgaCGAATTGTTTGCTAATAACATACAGGGCAAATCAAACACAAAAAATACATCAATAGATATTACACCTCATGACcatgaagaagaagatctTTCATCAGGACACTCTGTCGATAAAGCTAGTACGAATTCTGCAACTACTAATGATGGTATTAGTCCGGTTTAA
- the NDAI0B01410 gene encoding RNA polymerase II degradation factor 1 (similar to Saccharomyces cerevisiae DEF1 (YKL054C); ancestral locus Anc_2.586), producing the protein MPSQYRKSNQNSKQDPELKFKLETLTELFPDWTNDDLIDLVQEYDDLETIIDKITSGAVTRWDEVKKPTKKGKKVDTTHTHHHHLNQHDLEHIYDNDTDVTYNSNSNNKHNRISYRSNNTRSQQQQTNNKKKQATTTSTTTTPASRYIDTENLKPATTPAKTVSHTTSWAAAIASSNPPKEKEQPEAQDDQGSDTITTGEQQQSEKEKSSEKEEEEPNVEEQPSAEENEEPSAGAEEEKPAKKMTWAAVAAPKKPKESALENVDDLKKGIEKVENEEPNENVESSEEESSEEEEEESSEEEEEESSEEESNEEEEEEEEEESSEEEKAKEEEETAKKEGEKSAKKEEVKIAKKAETSKPAVETPPAQAPVQTQPETVQPQEQQQQPQQVSQQDYYQQQQYPQAQYGQQQQSSQRIPPQQQNPAAAAAAAQQQYYMYQNQFPGYSYPGMFDSQSYGYGQQQQAGQQPQQAAQPGISAATGMSSPYASMQQAYVQSTPGTANADLTSAGTGASPATSHIQPQQQQAAAAAAQQQQPYGGSFMPYYGHFYQQSFPYGQPQYGMAAGQYPYQVPKGSNYYQPQQGQEQQGQPAQQGQSQEDQQQQGQAQVQAQAQAQAQAQAQAQAQDQQGQSQGQQDQNLTAQQLQYQQYYQFQQQQQQAAAAAAAAAAQQGGLPYNYSGYDYSSQNSRGFY; encoded by the coding sequence ATGCCATCACAGTATAGGAAGTCGAATCAAAACTCTAAACAAGATCCAGAACTAAAGTTCAAACTAGAGACACTTACAGAATTATTCCCAGATTGGACTAACGACGATTTAATCGATTTAGTTCAAGAATACGATGATTTGGAAAcaataattgataaaatcaCCTCCGGTGCAGTCACTCGATGGGATGAAGTCAAGAAACCAACtaagaaaggaaaaaaagtAGACACCACACATactcatcatcatcatcttaATCAACATGATCTAGAACATATCTATGATAATGATACGGACGTCACCTATAACAGTAACTCTAATAATAAGCATAATAGGATTTCATACCgtagtaataatactagatcacaacaacaacaaacaaataacaagaagaaacaagCAACtacaacatcaacaacaacgacTCCTGCATCAAGATATATAGATACagaaaatttgaaaccTGCTACTACACCTGCTAAGACAGTGTCTCATACTACTTCTTGGGCTGCCGCTATCGCTTCAAGTAATCCTCCTAAGGAAAAGGAACAACCAGAAGCACAAGATGATCAAGGATCAGATACTATAACCACTGgagaacaacaacaatcggaaaaggaaaaatcatctgagaaagaagaagaagaacctAACGTAGAAGAACAACCTAGTGCAGAAGAAAATGAGGAACCTAGTGCAGGAgcagaagaagagaaaccAGCTAAGAAAATGACATGGGCTGCCGTGGCTGCTCCAAAGAAACCAAAGGAATCTGCTTTGGAAAATGTAGATGATTTGAAGAAAGGTATCGAAAAggttgaaaatgaagaaccTAATGAAAATGTAGAATCcagtgaagaagaatctagcgaagaggaggaagaagaatctagtgaagaagaagaggaagaatccagtgaagaagaatctaatgaagaagaagaagaagaagaagaagaagaatcaagtgaagaagagaaagcaaaagaagaagaagagactgcaaagaaagaaggagaaaaatcagcaaagaaagaagaagttaaAATCGCTAAAAAAGCTGAAACTTCCAAACCAGCTGTTGAAACTCCACCTGCTCAAGCTCCTGTTCAAACTCAACCTGAAACTGTACAGCctcaagaacaacaacaacaacctcAACAAGTATCTCAACAAGATTActatcaacaacaacaataccCACAAGCTCAATACGGTCAACAACAGCAATCGTCCCAACGTATTCCtccacaacaacaaaaccCAGCTGCTGCCGCCGCTGCTGCCCAACAACAATACTACATGTACCAAAATCAATTTCCAGGTTATTCATACCCAGGTATGTTTGATTCTCAATCTTATGGTTATGgtcaacaacaacaagctGGACAACAACCACAACAAGCTGCTCAACCTGGCATCTCAGCCGCTACTGGTATGTCATCTCCATACGCTTCTATGCAACAAGCTTACGTTCAATCTACTCCAGGTACAGCAAATGCTGATTTAACCAGTGCCGGTACTGGTGCATCTCCAGCTACATCTCACATTcaaccacaacaacaacaagctGCCGCTGCTGCTgctcaacaacaacaaccttATGGTGGATCATTCATGCCATACTATGGACATTTCTATCAACAATCTTTCCCATACGGTCAACCACAATACGGTATGGCAGCAGGTCAATATCCATACCAAGTTCCAAAGGGTAgtaattattatcaacCACAACAAGGGCAAGAACAACAAGGTCAACCCGCTCAACAAGGACAATCTCAAGAagatcaacaacaacaaggtCAAGCTCAAGTGCAAGCTCAAGCTCAAGCACAAGCTCAAGCTCAAGCCCAGGCTCAAGCTCAAGATCAACAAGGACAATCTCAAGGTCAACAAGATCAAAACTTAACCGCACAACAGTTGcaatatcaacaatattatcaattccaacaacagcaacaacaagcTGCTGCAGCAGCTGCAGCTGCCGCTGCTCAACAAGGTGGCCTACCATATAATTACAGTGGTTATGATTATTCTTCTCAAAATTCAAGAGGTTTCTATTAA
- the FAR8 gene encoding Far8p (similar to Saccharomyces cerevisiae FAR8 (YMR029C); ancestral locus Anc_2.583) translates to MLPNQSFLQTTSAPHYTLPGVMHYLQTEFTKNERDRITWELERSEMKAKISQLEGENRDLRYKLAKLELKKESKKSNCESDLQETGKEQDEASLSSLIKSRTVIQENVKEIVYLLKNADVSNQLNLLNAKNDNMVHNMENLNLNLNSQPNVTIDPNHNIIEPNNDNANMLNTSQMFNLGHDQNSSNLQQNTAPMEDIGNIDEGGEQSETETIVLDDDSHPVSSSSSSLFKEPNFNKKMINNTVESFTRNDEDDINSTTERSDCDDINSKRIIWSSSPIKNLNVLKNNILTSSNDNSLKYGKIINENLDCKSMNVINENGKENYIKIFLIDSSIFLTITNVGVQLHNINEQKILSSLNIFEQESIDNIESIDFKNNRLLIGTNNRVYIWELKISTKEYNLEIINSYVIQIDTSKSILSAILGMTEKSLIILTSSPYEMIIYSFQGKLLQSIKLSENGSLTRRSESSASNTTNGKLYLNKETSKIIIQLNKHLSTYSFDHKKVIMQEHLEFEPIDMIFQNSKDIICFAFANGSIEVRKLNTFQNIIKQYNHYDETIGETGDTDGLVIQLLWQGQNKSHNQDQNQIPVIVSGGEDGILRLERIDDYI, encoded by the coding sequence ATGCTTCCAAATCAAAGTTTCTTACAAACAACGTCAGCTCCTCACTATACATTACCTGGAGTAATGCATTATTTACAAACTGAATTCACTAAGAATGAACGTGATAGAATTACATGGGAACTAGAGAGATCTGAAATGAAAGCAAAGATTTCTCAATTAGAAGGTGAGAATAGAGATCTAAGATATAAATTAGCCAAAttagaattgaagaaagagTCTAAAAAATCTAATTGTGAGTCTGACTTACAGGAAACTGGTAAGGAACAAGATGAGgcatcattatcatctttgATTAAATCAAGAACTGTCATACAAGAAAACGTAAAGGAAATTGTTTaccttttgaaaaatgctGATGTTAGTAATCAATTGAATCTATTAAACGCaaagaatgataatatgGTACATAATATGGAAAacttgaatttgaatttgaattcacAACCTAACGTTACTATTGATCCGAATCATAATATTATAGaaccaaataatgataatgcGAATATGTTAAATACTAGTCAAATGTTTAATTTGGGACATGATcaaaattcatcaaatttacAGCAGAACACCGCGCCTATGGAGGATATTGGTAATATTGATGAGGGTGGAGAGCAGTCAGAAACAGAAACTATTgtattagatgatgattctCACCCagtatcttcatcttcatcgtcattatttaaagaaccaaatttcaataagaaaatgataaataataCAGTGGAAAGTTTTACTAGAAACGACGAGGATGATATAAATAGCACTACTGAACGAAGTGATTGTGATGACATCAATTctaaaagaattatttggTCTTCTTCTCCAATTAAAAACCTTAATgttttgaagaataatattttgacttcatcaaatgataattcactaaaatatggaaaaataattaatgaaaatctCGATTGCAAGTCTATGAATGTCATCaatgaaaatggaaaagaaaattacatcaaaatatttttaatagaTAGTTCTATCTTCCTAACAATTACCAACGTCGGAGTTCAATTGCACAACATAAATGAGCAGAAAATTCTTTCatctttgaatatattcGAACAAGaatcaattgataatattgaaagtaTTGATTTTAAGAATAATAGATTATTAATCGGCACAAATAATAGAGTATACATTTGGGAATTAAAGATTTCCacaaaagaatataatttggaaataataaattcttaTGTTATACAAATTGATACATCCAAATCAATACTCAGTGCCATCTTAGGAATGACAGAAAAATCATTGATTATATTAACTTCTTCTCCATAtgaaatgataatatatagCTTTCAAGggaaattattacaatcaataaaattaaGTGAGAATGGTTCTTTAACGAGGAGAAGTGAATCGTCGGCATCAAATACAACCAATGGAAAGTTATATCTGAATAAAGAAACTTCtaagataataattcagTTAAATAAACACCTTTCCACATATTCATTCGATCATAAGAAAGTTATAATGCAAGAACATTTAGAATTCGAGCCTATAGATATGATATTCCAGAATTCGAAAGATATAATATGCTTCGCATTTGCCAATGGGTCCATTGAGGTACGAAAATTAAATACattccaaaatattataaagcAATACAATCATTATGATGAAACTATTGGCGAAACAGGGGATACTGATGGTCTTGTGATTCAATTATTATGGCAAGGTCAAAATAAAAGTCACAATCAagatcaaaatcaaatacCGGTAATAGTCTCAGGAGGAGAGGATGGTATCTTAAGATTAGAAAGAATAGatgattatatataa
- the NUP120 gene encoding Nup120p (similar to Saccharomyces cerevisiae NUP120 (YKL057C); ancestral locus Anc_2.582), whose amino-acid sequence MSYLSKIDVDLTQFNDQYTKPHVVNLFLDGQHSVTELNTTNTLSYFLENDYSNTIRLSNGECICYQLSIDYKKLTIYRLTDPINGKTICIHFPDPIMNSHHHMLTVLETDNSIDDPSLMINTILTNGIYLTIKLPIDYLITNSSNDINISNYEWFNIQRPYDFTIRSPHMLMTISEKLSVICLDDGGLLGLVSTQDDGKELQPILFNDNSYLKSVATLLFRRNKDNITSSKAISYIVFEQKFLIILTQSCHLKIWNLSTFILVQNYELPKDFQQQNTTIRGYDLIGSYLSIFNNNLAIFLPFENGMFQLGNLLFDSNGNLSYTPMTTLETNLPTSSIWSLCDMKLLRPFNLSISSSYLNLVLLWKSGSLSKLQILNITDNTFKNYQWIEATNKSLSDIQSELLQDIDSTDPATTYFNLKARYSMNLFQKAEQILNENNMTIIHNDLTSNHEYLTNLETILRDLKIKCDEASSLTIYNDDIIMINCLQRYNHSVYKINSSLEHVFYNINSRLGQKNSDILRYWKILNEFSSLFSKETLSTVSEKFINIVTNGSMKSVTSLQENFNEIFQLTIKPQLLDTATINTLFQDLNSIDIVSLLNDLINNYIIISSQQHHNLVNAIQKDRFSMTVCMSSLQQSIIIQKKIIFEILLSFIALDFDFKNLQNQLNDFLKLYYNQNLFLQLYKQDKFLLMNDINYSDTIIITTASEEFNFGIKLQGYSDLDNYLEYVTNRIYNFPIEENPLFFKFFEMYVIKDKTRTNNIISSTSESFLKYVHLPFYIHNNETYEFMLAMDFFICGDYKQSFEFFQKHEYTSLKDAPLPQTLRLICENEAQSTIWSPLIYSFKEAYKYPLYQFELAKLFSKRNSMEFALRAIKKSIEYSMQNVELNVPSDFTVEQYKLHLDLLIHFNMFNEVLDVLRLSHDILSTSIRTRYYKELLDDNSKTAKFFSTLLNSCQNGKDGLYLPPADYKIVDQIFLSYLSSKNWIDYKKLYGFRMANKQERAAAEIIFHYLIKLGNDDPQEKRKCYLIIINILSTFEDEYDQWLLSGNSVVTLTELKHELKSLY is encoded by the coding sequence ATGTCGTATTTGTCGAAAATTGACGTTGATCTTACACAATTCAATGATCAATATACAAAGCCACATGTTGTGAACCTTTTCCTAGATGGGCAACATTCCGTTACTGAATTAAACACTACTAATACCTTATCATACTTCTTGGAAAATGACTATTCCAACACAATACGCCTATCAAATGGAGAATGCATCTGTTATCaattatcaattgattATAAAAAACTAACCATATATCGTCTAACTGATCCAATCAATGGGAAAACAATTTGCATCCATTTCCCTGACCCAATAATGAACAGTCATCATCATATGTTAACTGTATTGGAAACAGATAATAGCATTGACGACCCCTCATTAATGATTAACACAATCTTGACCAATGGTATCTATTTAACAATTAAATTACCTATTGATTATCTCATAACAAATAGTAGTAATGatatcaatatttcaaaCTACGAGTGGtttaatattcaaagacCTTATGATTTTACTATTAGGTCCCCTCATATGTTAATGACAATATCAGAGAAACTTTCTGTCATTTGTCTAGATGATGGTGGTTTATTAGGATTGGTCTCGACACAAGATGATGGTAAAGAATTACAACCAattcttttcaatgataaCTCATATTTGAAAAGCGTGGCAACTTTACTctttagaagaaataaagataatatcaCCTCGTCAAAAGCTATAAGTTATATCGTATTTGAACAGAAATTCTTAATCATATTAACTCAGAGTTGccatttgaaaatttggaatttatcTACCTTTATTCTGGTACAAAATTATGAATTACCTAAGGATTtccaacaacaaaatacCACTATAAGGGGTTATGATTTAATTGGTTCATACCTTTCCATTTTTAATAACAATTTAGCCATCTTTTTGCcttttgaaaatggtaTGTTCCAATTGGGGAacttattatttgattcaaatGGTAACTTATCATATACTCCAATGACCACTTTAGAAACTAATTTACCAACATCATCCATTTGGTCTCTATGTgatatgaaattattaagacCATTTAATTTAAGTATTTCATCAAGTTACTTGAATTTAGTCCTATTATGGAAAAGTGGGTCATTATctaaattacaaatattaaacATTACTGATAACACTTttaaaaattatcaatggATTGAAGCTAccaataaatcattaagTGATATTCAATCTGaattattacaagataTCGATTCAACGGATCCTGCAACTActtatttcaatttgaaagcacgttattcaatgaatttattcCAAAAGGCTgaacaaatattaaatgaaaataatatgacTATAATTCATAATGACCTAACGAGCAACCACGAATATTTAACTAACTTGGAGACTATATTGagagatttgaaaattaaatgTGATGAAGCATCCAGTTTAACTatttataatgatgatataatCATGATTAATTGTTTGCAACGATATAATCATTCAGTATACAAGATCAATTCATCGTTGGAACATGTCTTCTACAACATTAATTCTCGTCTAGGACAGAAAAATTCAGATATTTTGAgatattggaaaattttaaatgaattttcATCTTTGTTCTCAAAGGAAACCTTATCCACAGTTTCggaaaaattcattaatatagTAACAAATGGTTCAATGAAATCAGTTACATCGTTACAAGAGAActtcaatgaaatatttcaattaaCAATCAAACCTCAACTATTAGATACAGCAACTATAAATACTCTATTCCAGGATTTGAATTCCATCGACATCGtctcattattaaatgatttaatcAATAATTATATCATCATATCTTCCCAACAGCATCATAATCTAGTTAATGCTATACAAAAGGATAGATTTTCAATGACTGTATGCATGAGCAGTTTGCAAcaatctattattattcaaaaaaagaTTATCTTCGAGATCCTATTAAGTTTCATTGCAttagattttgattttaaaaatttacaaaatcaattgaacgatttcttaaaattatattataatcaaAATCTTTTCTTACAGCTTTATAAACAAGATAAATTcttattaatgaatgacATTAACTATTCGGacacaataataataacaactGCATCAGAGGAATTTAATTTTGGTATTAAGTTACAAGGATACTCAGATCTGGATAACTATTTGGAATATGTTACTAATCGTATTTACAATTTCCCCATTGAAGAGAAcccattatttttcaaattctttgaGATGTACGTTATCAAGGATAAAACGCGCACCAACAATATCATATCATCTACATCGGAAAGTTTCTTAAAATATGTTCATTTACCCTTCTATATccataataatgaaacttATGAATTCATGTTAGCAATggattttttcatttgtgGAGATTATAAACaatcatttgaatttttccaaaaacaTGAATATACTTCGTTGAAGGATGCACCATTACCACAGACACTACGTCTAATTTGTGAAAATGAGGCACAATCAACAATATGGTCTCCattgatatattcttttaaagAAGCTTATAAATATCCActttatcaatttgaattggcgaaattattttcaaaaagaaatagtATGGAATTTGCTTTAAGAGCAATAAAAAAATCCATTGAATATTCAATGCAAAACGTTGAGTTGAATGTGCCAAGTGATTTTACTGTGGAGCAGTATAAATTACATTTAGATTTACTAATACATTTCAATATGTTTAATGAAGTCCTAGATGTCTTAAGACTAAGTCATGATATTCTTTCAACAAGTATAAGAACGAGAtattataaagaattattagatgataaCTCAAAAACCGCGAAATTTTTCTCTACATTGCTTAACTCATGTCAAAACGGTAAAGATGGTTTATATTTACCACCTGCAGATTATAAAATTGTAGATCAAATCTTTTTAAGTTATTTGAGTTCTAAAAATTGGATtgattataaaaaattatatggATTCCGTATGGCTaataaacaagaaagaGCAGCTGCTGAAATTATTTTCCACTATTTAATTAAGCTTGGAAATGATGATCCGCAAGAAAAGAGGAAATGTTATTtaatcattattaacattCTTTCAACATTTGAAGATGAGTATGATCAATGGTTATTATCTGGAAACTCCGTGGTAACTTTGACAGAACTTAAACATGAACTTAAAAGTTTGTACTAG
- the TAP42 gene encoding Tap42p (similar to Saccharomyces cerevisiae TAP42 (YMR028W); ancestral locus Anc_2.581), giving the protein MLVSEKYDSIIKIYNEKLEHSSFRQDSEEYQTLLTTNLNDLLKFKSIIVDKMGLFSVNENIDDLSTKSLKYLSMDYYLGLMLSKRQMPSTSPAHTTTSQLQNTDIVERNKFKLDCLKSAIQSFIAFLILLQNYSILDDFLSKKINSFENKYNPKLNELYSSNKDITANAQLKRDQKIEIFKRNKELSSKLKLLESKLHSHNQSEDDLNDSNEELLRDLYVEQLKSLSYKSFNEIEQILMESELLLNFIKMGPEDPKKVNGDREKQDKAEFTDRLESLDKPLLSETGKILRNFTLIDQRTKLQNKVKGYGQYGPTMTVEEFLDKEWEEGRVLQGGEDELIREQQRKEDMEDNYKWNDEETYKAREWDEFKEANPKGSGNTMNRG; this is encoded by the coding sequence ATGCTGGTCagtgaaaaatatgattctattattaaaatttataaTGAGAAACTAGAACATAGCTCATTTAGACAAGATTCAGAAGAATATCAAACTTTACTTACTACCAATCtaaatgatttattgaaatttaaatcaataattGTTGATAAAATGGGATTATTTAGtgttaatgaaaatatagaTGATCTGTCTACAAAATCTTTGAAGTATTTATCCATGGATTATTATCTAGGCTTAATGCTGTCCAAAAGACAAATGCCATCCACTTCTCCCGCTCACACCACTACTTCACAACTGCAAAATACTGATATAGTGGAGAGAAACAAATTTAAACTCGATTGTTTAAAGAGTGCAATTCAATCCTTCATTGCTTTCTTAATTTtacttcaaaattattcaatattagatgatttcttatcaaaaaaaattaattcatttgaaaataaatataatccaAAATTGAACGAATTATATTCATCGAATAAGGATATAACTGCAAATGCTCAATTGAAAAGGGatcaaaaaatagaaatattcAAACGTAATAAAGAACTTTCTtctaaattaaaattattagaatcaAAACTTCATAGCCATAATCAAAGTGAGGACGATTTAAATGACAGCAACGAGGAGTTATTACGAGATTTATATGTGgaacaattgaaaagtttaagttataaatcatttaatgaaattgaacaaataTTAATGGAGTCTGaactattattaaatttcatcaaaatgGGACCAGAGGATCCCAAAAAAGTTAATGGTGATAGAGAAAAACAGGATAAGGCTGAATTCACTGATAGATTGGAAAGTTTGGATAAACCTTTACTTTCTGAAACTGGGAAAATCTTAAGGAATTTCACATTAATTGATCAACGTACTAAATTACAAAACAAAGTTAAGGGTTATGGACAGTATGGTCCAACGATGACTGTTGAAGAATTCCTTGATAAGGAATGGGAAGAAGGTAGAGTGTTACAAGGTGGTGAAGATGAGTTGATACGAGAACAGCAAAGGAAGGAAGATATGGAAGATAATTATAAATGGAATGACGAAGAAACTTATAAAGCTCGTGAATGggatgaatttaaagagGCTAATCCAAAGGGATCTGGTAATACCATGAATAGAGGATGA
- the NDAI0B01450 gene encoding putative methyltransferase (similar to Saccharomyces cerevisiae YMR027W; ancestral locus Anc_2.578) → MTTSIARRYKTNDKGTFGEYTASTRWPIIIQNSIDDITAELAKNSSQGDYKKQGEIIKQELIKYRQELLDHIPLRKFTQEECKIANVPLSFNEYLDSHKGVTWNNVEWLFSEIYLYRRINVMFQLQPLWKHFDIFNSLKQSTFKASLYGVIELALRYQSLITKFDSIANDNDKEILEILFKEFVEISLWGNATDLSLLTNATLDDIKSIQGAKAREESESKILINDTKKAWDTLIKLQGSNSRVDFILDNSGFELYADLMLASFLLHTKLANKIIFHAKDTPYMVSDVMLKDFDILLEDLKDRSFFNIDPNSNDSRALDLFADNIKKFNVEGAIEVRTDSFWTNNLDYWNLDPSETKYHGAELHKDLLNSNLVIFKGDLNYRKLTGDRKWAHTTSWDDAIGPLSSNGITLLSLRTIKADVLVGLPEGLNEELSELWEKDHPGHGSWWRSSGKWAVICYASS, encoded by the coding sequence ATGACCACTTCAATTGCGCGTCGTTACAAAACAAACGATAAAGGTACCTTTGGTGAGTACACTGCATCCACTCGTTGGCCTATTATCATACAAAACAgtattgatgatattacCGCAGAATTAGCTAAAAATTCCTCACAGGGAGATTACAAAAAGCAAGGTGAGATCATCAAACAAGAATTAATCAAATATCGccaagaattattagacCATATCCCCTTACGTAAATTCACCCAAGAAGAATGTAAAATTGCTAACGTCCCATTATCATTCAATGAGTATTTAGACTCTCATAAAGGTGTCACATGGAATAACGTCGAATGGTTATTCTCagaaatttatttatacaGAAGAATTAATGTCATGTTCCAATTACAACCATTATGGAAACATTTcgatattttcaattctttgaaacaatCCACTTTTAAAGCTTCATTATATGGTGTCATTGAATTGGCATTAAGATATCAATCATTAATTACCAAATTCGATTCTATTgcaaatgataatgataaggaaatattagaaattcttttcaaagaattcgttgaaatttcattatGGGGGAACGCTACTGATCTTTCCCTATTGACGAATGCTACTttagatgatattaaatCCATTCAAGGTGCAAAGGCAAGAGAAGAATCAGAATCGAAAATCTTAATCAATGACACCAAGAAGGCATGGGATACTTTGATTAAATTACAAGGTTCCAATTCACGTGTTGATTTCATCCTTGATAATTCAGGATTCGAATTGTACGCTGATTTAATGTTAGCTTCATTCCTTTTACATACAAAATTGGCCAATAAGATTATCTTCCATGCTAAGGATACTCCTTATATGGTTAGTGATGTTATGTTGAAAGATTTCGATATTCTTCTGgaagatttgaaagatcgttcattctttaatattgatCCTAATTCCAACGATTCCAGGGCTTTGGATTTATTCGCtgataatattaagaaattcaaCGTTGAAGGTGCCATTGAAGTCCGTACTGATTCATTCTGGACAAATAATTTGGATTATTGGAATTTGGACCCCTCTGAAACCAAATATCATGGTGCTGAATTACATAAGGAtcttttgaattcaaatttagTTATCTTTAAAGGTGATTTGAATTATAGAAAATTAACTGGTGATAGAAAATGGGCACATACTACTTCATGGGATGATGCAATTGGCCCATTGTCATCTAATGGAATCACTTTGTTAAGTTTAAGAACAATTAAAGCCGATGTCTTGGTTGGTTTACCGGAAGGATTAAATGAGGAATTATCTGAATTGTGGGAAAAGGATCATCCAGGTCACGGCAGTTGGTGGCGTAGTAGTGGTAAATGGGCTGTTATCTGTTATGCATCTTCATAG